In the genome of Pseudomonas sp. LBUM920, one region contains:
- a CDS encoding ABC transporter permease, giving the protein MHKLAHILRLGFKELTSLRHDSVLLLFLAYAFTVAIYMPAAGSVIGVHNASVAFVDEDHSALSRQMAEALQPPEFQPPAPLAYDQLDKVMDSGEYTFVINVPANFQADLLAGRQPGVQVNVDATAMSQAFMGAGYIGRIFQRELLNYSGQTAASQKAPALLTTRALFNTNLEGGWFLAVIQIVNNITILAIVLTGTALLREREHGTLDHLLVLPLTALEIMLAKIWSNMLVVVLCTWLSLELVVKGLLGVPLAGSLSLFLFVTALYLFASTALGIFLATLARSTPQFGLLAIPVIIPMLLLSGGSTPLDSMPEWLQWVMQGSPSTHFVSLSAAILFRDAGVSVVWPDVLALAGIGLVFFAVALARFRKSLAS; this is encoded by the coding sequence ATGCACAAGCTCGCTCATATCCTGCGCCTGGGCTTCAAGGAATTGACCAGCCTGCGCCATGACAGCGTATTGCTGCTGTTTCTGGCCTACGCCTTTACAGTCGCGATCTACATGCCCGCCGCCGGTTCGGTGATTGGCGTGCACAACGCCAGCGTGGCCTTTGTCGATGAAGACCACAGTGCGCTCTCGCGGCAAATGGCCGAGGCGTTGCAACCGCCCGAATTCCAGCCGCCTGCGCCGCTGGCCTACGACCAGCTGGACAAGGTCATGGACAGCGGCGAGTACACATTCGTGATCAACGTGCCGGCCAATTTCCAGGCCGATCTGCTGGCCGGGCGCCAGCCAGGTGTGCAGGTCAACGTGGATGCCACGGCGATGAGCCAGGCGTTTATGGGCGCAGGTTACATCGGCAGGATTTTTCAGCGCGAATTGCTCAACTACAGCGGCCAAACCGCCGCCAGCCAAAAGGCGCCTGCACTGCTGACCACCCGCGCGCTGTTCAATACCAACCTGGAAGGCGGCTGGTTTCTGGCGGTGATCCAGATCGTCAACAACATCACCATCCTCGCGATTGTGCTGACCGGCACCGCGCTGCTGCGCGAACGCGAGCACGGCACCCTCGACCATTTGCTGGTGCTGCCACTGACCGCGCTGGAAATCATGCTGGCAAAAATCTGGAGCAACATGCTGGTGGTGGTGCTGTGCACGTGGCTGTCGCTGGAGCTGGTGGTCAAAGGCCTGCTCGGCGTGCCGTTGGCCGGCTCTTTGAGCCTGTTTCTGTTTGTGACGGCGCTGTATTTGTTTGCGAGCACCGCCCTGGGGATATTCCTCGCCACTCTCGCCCGTTCGACGCCGCAGTTCGGGCTGCTGGCGATTCCGGTGATCATCCCGATGCTGTTGCTGTCGGGCGGCAGTACGCCGTTGGACAGCATGCCCGAGTGGTTGCAATGGGTGATGCAGGGATCGCCGTCGACACACTTTGTGAGTTTGAGCGCGGCGATTCTGTTCAGGGACGCAGGCGTGAGCGTGGTGTGGCCGGATGTGCTGGCGCTGGCGGGGATTGGGTTAGTGTTTTTTGCAGTGGCACTGGCACGGTTCAGAAAAAGCCTGGCCTCTTAA
- a CDS encoding flagellar basal body-associated protein FliL has translation MKAWILLMLALTLPMAAQAEEAKEGEAPKVSYISLTPPFVGNYGLDGSAKLKVFKADIALRVTGPEAAAAVKANDALIRNQLVALFTQQTNEAMSTVEGKEKLRQEALKQTQQVMNDETGKPVVEDLLFNNLIIQ, from the coding sequence GTGAAAGCGTGGATCCTGTTGATGCTCGCCCTGACCTTGCCGATGGCAGCCCAGGCCGAAGAAGCGAAAGAAGGCGAGGCACCGAAGGTCAGCTACATCAGCCTGACGCCGCCGTTCGTGGGCAACTATGGCCTGGACGGCTCCGCAAAGCTCAAGGTGTTCAAGGCCGACATTGCCCTGCGCGTGACCGGGCCGGAAGCCGCCGCTGCGGTCAAAGCCAACGATGCGTTGATTCGTAACCAACTGGTGGCGTTGTTCACCCAGCAGACCAACGAGGCCATGAGCACCGTTGAGGGCAAGGAAAAGCTGCGCCAGGAAGCCCTCAAGCAAACCCAGCAAGTGATGAACGACGAGACCGGCAAACCGGTGGTGGAAGACCTGTTGTTCAACAACTTGATCATCCAGTAA
- a CDS encoding NADPH:quinone oxidoreductase family protein, translating to MKAVLCKAFGPAETLVLEEIASPTIKKNEILLDVHAAGVNFPDTLIIEGKYQFKPPFPFSPGGEAAGVISEVGEKVSHLKVGDRVMALTGWGSFAEQVAVPGYNVLPIPPSMDFNVAAAFSMTYGTSMHALKQRANLQPGETLLVLGASGGVGLAAVEIGKAMGARVIAAASSADKLAVAKAAGADELINYSEASLKDEIKRLTDGNGVDVIYDPVGGDLFDQAVRGIAWSGRLLVVGFASGRIPELPVNLALLKGASVVGVFWGSFAQRQPQDNAANFQQLFTWYAEGKLKPLVSQVYPLEQAAQAINDLGQRKAVGKVVVQTR from the coding sequence ATGAAAGCTGTGCTGTGCAAAGCCTTCGGCCCCGCCGAAACCCTGGTGCTGGAAGAGATCGCAAGCCCCACGATCAAGAAGAACGAAATCCTGCTGGACGTGCACGCGGCCGGGGTCAATTTCCCGGACACCTTGATCATCGAGGGCAAATACCAGTTCAAGCCGCCCTTCCCGTTCTCGCCGGGTGGCGAAGCGGCGGGCGTGATCAGTGAAGTGGGCGAGAAGGTCAGCCATTTGAAAGTCGGCGACCGGGTCATGGCGCTGACCGGCTGGGGCAGCTTTGCCGAGCAGGTCGCGGTCCCCGGCTACAACGTGCTGCCGATCCCGCCGAGCATGGATTTCAACGTCGCGGCCGCGTTCAGCATGACTTACGGCACCTCGATGCATGCCTTGAAACAACGGGCCAACCTGCAGCCCGGCGAAACCCTGTTGGTGCTCGGCGCGTCTGGCGGCGTGGGCCTGGCCGCCGTGGAAATCGGCAAGGCCATGGGTGCCCGCGTGATCGCCGCCGCCAGCAGCGCCGACAAACTCGCCGTGGCCAAGGCGGCCGGTGCAGACGAGTTGATCAACTACAGCGAAGCCAGCCTCAAGGATGAGATCAAGCGCCTGACCGACGGCAACGGTGTCGATGTGATCTACGACCCGGTGGGCGGCGATCTGTTTGACCAGGCCGTTCGCGGCATCGCCTGGAGCGGCCGCCTGCTGGTGGTGGGTTTTGCCAGTGGGCGTATTCCCGAGCTGCCGGTGAACCTGGCGCTGCTCAAAGGTGCGTCGGTGGTCGGGGTGTTCTGGGGTTCGTTTGCCCAGCGCCAGCCGCAGGACAATGCGGCGAATTTCCAGCAACTGTTCACCTGGTACGCCGAGGGCAAGTTGAAGCCGCTGGTGTCGCAGGTGTATCCGCTGGAGCAGGCTGCCCAGGCGATCAATGATCTGGGGCAGCGCAAGGCGGTGGGCAAGGTCGTCGTCCAGACCCGCTGA
- the glpT gene encoding glycerol-3-phosphate transporter: protein MFAFFRPAAHQAPLPEEKIDSTYRRLRWQIFAGIFFGYAGYYLLRKNFSLAMPYLIDEGYTRGELGLAMSAIAIAYGLSKFLMGLVSDRSNPRYFLPFGLLISAGVMFIFGFAPWATSSVTMMFILLFINGWAQGMGWPPSGRTMVHWWSQKERGGVVSVWNVAHNVGGGLIGPLFLLGMAWFNDWHAAFYVPATVALLVAAFAFITMRDTPQSVGLPPIEAYKNDYPEGYDASHEDEFSAKEIFVKYVLRNKMLWYIAFANVFVYLLRYGVLDWAPTYLKEAKHFDVDKTSWAYFFYEWAGIPGTLLCGWMSDKIFRGNRGLTGIVFMALVTVATLVYWLNPPGNPMIDMIALFSIGFLIYGPVMLIGLQALELAPKKAAGTAAGFTGLFGYLGGSVAASAAMGYTVDHFGWDGGFVLLVGACLLAIAFLIPTLWHTNSVSAAR from the coding sequence ATGTTTGCTTTCTTTCGTCCTGCCGCACACCAGGCGCCTCTGCCTGAAGAAAAAATAGACAGTACCTACCGACGGCTGCGCTGGCAGATCTTCGCCGGTATTTTCTTTGGTTACGCCGGTTACTACCTGCTGCGCAAAAACTTCTCGCTGGCCATGCCGTACCTGATCGACGAGGGTTACACCCGTGGTGAGCTGGGCCTGGCGATGTCGGCGATTGCGATTGCCTACGGCTTGTCCAAATTCCTCATGGGCCTGGTGTCCGACCGCTCCAACCCACGCTATTTCCTGCCTTTCGGCCTGCTGATATCGGCCGGGGTGATGTTCATTTTCGGTTTCGCGCCTTGGGCCACGTCCAGCGTGACCATGATGTTCATTTTGCTGTTCATCAACGGCTGGGCTCAGGGCATGGGCTGGCCGCCGAGCGGACGCACCATGGTGCACTGGTGGTCGCAGAAAGAACGCGGCGGCGTGGTGTCGGTATGGAACGTGGCGCACAACGTCGGCGGTGGCCTGATCGGCCCGCTGTTCCTGTTGGGCATGGCCTGGTTCAACGACTGGCACGCAGCGTTCTACGTGCCGGCGACCGTGGCATTGCTGGTAGCGGCGTTTGCCTTCATCACCATGCGTGACACCCCGCAATCGGTCGGCCTGCCGCCAATCGAGGCATACAAGAACGACTACCCGGAAGGCTACGACGCCAGCCACGAAGACGAATTCAGCGCCAAGGAAATCTTCGTCAAGTACGTGCTGCGCAACAAAATGCTGTGGTACATCGCCTTCGCCAACGTCTTCGTCTACCTGCTGCGCTACGGCGTATTGGACTGGGCGCCAACGTACCTCAAGGAAGCCAAGCACTTCGACGTGGATAAAACCTCGTGGGCATACTTCTTCTACGAGTGGGCGGGTATTCCGGGCACGCTGCTGTGCGGCTGGATGTCGGACAAGATCTTCCGTGGCAACCGCGGCCTGACCGGCATCGTGTTCATGGCGTTGGTCACCGTGGCGACCCTGGTTTACTGGCTCAACCCGCCAGGCAACCCGATGATCGACATGATCGCGCTGTTCTCCATCGGCTTCCTGATTTACGGCCCGGTGATGCTGATCGGCCTGCAGGCGCTGGAACTGGCGCCGAAAAAAGCCGCGGGCACCGCTGCGGGTTTCACGGGCTTGTTCGGTTACCTGGGCGGTTCGGTGGCAGCGAGTGCGGCCATGGGCTACACCGTGGACCATTTCGGCTGGGACGGTGGTTTTGTGTTGCTGGTAGGCGCGTGTCTGTTGGCGATTGCCTTCCTGATCCCAACGCTGTGGCACACCAACAGCGTCAGCGCAGCGCGTTAA
- a CDS encoding gamma-glutamylcyclotransferase — translation MTVIETDLLQLAYPPRLDLGPQLTHEQLMSSMQATMAKHKGGPVWLFAYGSLIWRPECSSTQRMRARVHGYHRGLYLWSHEHRGTPELPGLVFGLDRGGSCSGFAYRLPEDQLEASLYALWQREMPYPSYRPHWLSCRLEDGSQVQALGFVLERHLPSYAGNLPDIVLNHVLESACGRYGTTRDYVEQTVNALRSHAMPDKNLEARLKRCAKDCSGG, via the coding sequence ATGACCGTTATTGAAACCGATCTTTTGCAATTGGCTTACCCTCCGCGGCTCGATCTGGGGCCGCAACTGACTCACGAGCAATTAATGAGTTCGATGCAGGCCACCATGGCCAAGCACAAGGGTGGGCCGGTCTGGCTGTTCGCTTATGGTTCGCTGATCTGGCGCCCCGAATGCTCGTCGACTCAGCGCATGCGCGCACGGGTTCACGGCTATCACCGGGGTTTGTACCTGTGGTCACACGAGCATCGGGGTACGCCGGAGTTGCCAGGGTTGGTGTTCGGTCTGGATCGCGGCGGCTCATGCAGCGGGTTTGCCTACCGCTTGCCGGAGGATCAGCTGGAGGCCTCGCTTTACGCCCTGTGGCAGCGCGAGATGCCGTATCCCTCATACCGGCCGCACTGGCTCAGCTGCCGTCTGGAAGATGGCAGTCAGGTACAAGCGTTGGGGTTTGTGTTGGAGCGGCATTTGCCCAGTTATGCCGGCAACTTGCCCGATATCGTGCTCAATCACGTACTGGAAAGCGCTTGCGGGCGTTACGGCACCACGCGCGATTATGTCGAGCAGACCGTTAACGCCCTGCGTAGCCACGCCATGCCAGATAAAAATCTGGAGGCGCGGCTCAAGCGTTGTGCAAAGGATTGCTCAGGCGGTTAA